One genomic segment of Novosphingobium sp. RL4 includes these proteins:
- a CDS encoding cation:proton antiporter, with protein MQQQALVFALIGILGIGAQWIAWRTGWPAIALMLAAGVLAGPVTGLVVPEHTFGDLLEPMVSVAVALILFEGGLSLNFRELRKTEGAVTRLMVIGIPVGWVLGTLACYYVAGLVWPVAILFAGILVVTGPTVVIPLLRQSNVAPRPRAILKWEAIVNDPFGALCAVITYEYLRRVDEGGTLLSVLAALLAAAVVAGLIGYAVARAIAWAFPRGHVPEYLKAPVLLVAVIGTFVLSNLIQQETGLLAVTVMGVAIANMRLDSLRDIHPFKENVTVLLISGVFVLLSASLDFSVLRQFEWRFIAYLLALLFLVRPATVLLSLSFSKIPWNERLLVAWIAPRGVVAVAMSGLFALRLDQLGYGDGSILVTLSFSVVVATIVAHGFSIRFVARWLKVTGATKKGLLVVGSTPWSLSLADQLRQLDVPVMIADTSWQRLSAARQAGISTYHGEILAESTEERLDLAQFQVLVATTDSEAYNALVCSEFAPDIGRDSVYQLGGMGDDEDHRSLPEALRGRAMFASGLGVAEIAERERLGWTFRKTRISEQFDFADAQAALPDEADMLFLLRKDGKIRFFTHASRPTPQPGDTIISYGPSRHGDPEGPRESTQDKEAVA; from the coding sequence ATGCAGCAGCAAGCACTTGTCTTCGCGCTGATCGGCATTCTCGGTATCGGCGCGCAATGGATCGCGTGGCGTACCGGCTGGCCGGCCATCGCCCTCATGCTCGCCGCCGGTGTCCTTGCGGGTCCCGTCACCGGCCTTGTCGTTCCCGAACATACATTTGGCGATCTGCTGGAACCGATGGTTTCCGTCGCCGTGGCGCTGATCCTTTTCGAAGGCGGCCTCAGTCTCAATTTCCGCGAACTCAGGAAGACCGAGGGCGCGGTGACGCGTCTCATGGTCATAGGCATCCCGGTCGGCTGGGTCCTCGGGACGCTGGCGTGCTATTACGTGGCCGGGCTGGTCTGGCCGGTGGCGATCCTGTTCGCGGGCATTCTCGTGGTCACTGGCCCCACCGTGGTCATCCCCTTGCTCCGCCAGAGCAACGTGGCGCCGCGTCCCCGCGCGATCCTCAAGTGGGAAGCTATCGTCAACGATCCGTTCGGCGCGCTGTGCGCCGTCATAACCTACGAATATCTGCGCCGGGTGGACGAGGGGGGAACCCTGCTTTCGGTCCTTGCCGCGCTGCTGGCCGCGGCGGTCGTCGCCGGGCTGATCGGCTATGCCGTTGCCCGCGCGATCGCCTGGGCCTTCCCGCGCGGCCATGTGCCCGAGTACCTGAAGGCCCCGGTCCTGCTGGTGGCGGTGATCGGCACGTTCGTCCTCTCCAACCTGATCCAGCAGGAAACCGGCCTGCTCGCGGTGACGGTGATGGGCGTGGCGATAGCGAACATGCGGCTCGACAGCCTGCGCGACATTCATCCGTTCAAGGAAAACGTCACCGTTCTCCTCATTTCCGGCGTTTTCGTGCTGCTTTCGGCCTCGCTCGATTTCAGTGTGCTGCGCCAGTTCGAGTGGCGCTTCATCGCCTACCTGCTGGCGCTGCTGTTCCTGGTTCGCCCGGCGACCGTGCTGCTCAGCCTGTCTTTCAGCAAGATCCCCTGGAACGAGCGCCTGCTGGTGGCGTGGATCGCGCCCCGCGGCGTGGTGGCGGTTGCGATGTCCGGCCTCTTTGCCCTCCGGCTGGACCAACTCGGCTACGGCGACGGCAGCATTCTGGTGACGCTGTCGTTCTCCGTGGTGGTCGCGACGATCGTGGCGCATGGTTTCAGCATCCGTTTCGTGGCGCGCTGGCTCAAGGTCACGGGTGCGACCAAGAAGGGGCTGTTGGTGGTCGGCAGCACGCCGTGGAGCCTGTCGCTGGCGGACCAGCTTCGCCAGCTCGACGTGCCGGTCATGATCGCGGATACGAGCTGGCAGCGGCTTTCGGCGGCGCGACAGGCCGGGATATCCACCTATCACGGCGAGATCCTGGCGGAATCGACCGAGGAGCGGCTCGATCTGGCCCAGTTCCAGGTTCTCGTCGCCACGACCGACAGCGAAGCCTACAACGCGCTCGTCTGCAGTGAGTTCGCGCCCGATATCGGCCGCGATTCCGTCTACCAGCTTGGCGGCATGGGGGATGACGAGGACCACCGCAGCCTTCCCGAGGCGCTGCGTGGGCGCGCCATGTTCGCCTCCGGCCTCGGCGTTGCCGAGATCGCGGAACGCGAGCGTCTGGGCTGGACCTTCCGCAAGACCCGGATCAGCGAGCAGTTCGATTTCGCCGATGCCCAGGCTGCACTGCCGGACGAGGCGGACATGCTGTTCCTCCTGCGAAAGGACGGCAAGATCCGCTTTTTCACTCATGCATCGCGTCCCACTCCCCAGCCCGGTGACACGATCATTTCCTACGGCCCGTCCCGTCACGGGGATCCGGAAGGGCCGCGTGAAAGCACTCAAGACAAGGAGGCGGTCGCATGA
- a CDS encoding OmpA family protein yields the protein MNIAPKYPVLPSLLPALLLTSLSACGQGEGTPGASGTDEAGPALISESTASEAVVQAADEAKKSIIRDDVAVGPTEAPPLEAVHLVVPFPAKGAKPDDAGRALIDGLLATPTFQAGGPVTLWGHSDSRGSDAENLAASRRRAEAVRDYLAGKGVDRKRIMVIAMGEARPIAPNRKLDGSDDPEGRNRNRRVEIEVRPPEPPKEQGADGPQPEAGSAQPF from the coding sequence ATGAATATCGCGCCCAAGTATCCGGTCCTCCCCTCTCTCCTGCCGGCGCTGCTGCTCACATCGCTTTCCGCGTGCGGGCAGGGCGAAGGCACACCGGGAGCAAGCGGGACGGATGAAGCCGGTCCTGCCCTCATCTCCGAATCCACCGCCAGCGAGGCCGTCGTGCAGGCGGCCGACGAGGCGAAGAAATCGATCATCCGCGACGATGTGGCGGTCGGCCCCACCGAGGCGCCCCCGCTGGAAGCGGTGCATCTTGTCGTGCCGTTCCCGGCAAAGGGCGCGAAGCCGGACGATGCCGGGCGCGCGCTCATCGATGGGCTGCTCGCCACGCCGACCTTCCAGGCCGGCGGGCCTGTCACTCTCTGGGGGCACAGCGATTCGCGCGGCTCCGACGCCGAGAACCTGGCGGCATCGCGCCGCCGCGCGGAAGCGGTGCGCGATTACCTTGCGGGCAAGGGTGTCGATCGCAAGCGGATCATGGTGATCGCGATGGGCGAAGCGCGGCCGATCGCGCCCAATCGCAAGCTGGACGGGAGCGATGATCCCGAAGGGCGGAACCGGAACCGCCGCGTGGAGATCGAGGTTCGCCCGCCGGAGCCGCCCAAGGAGCAGGGCGCGGATGGCCCGCAGCCGGAGGCAGGTTCAGCGCAGCCCTTCTAG
- a CDS encoding glutamine amidotransferase: MTTKTALIIRHVPYEGVAGYRQPIEAAGYDVDRIDVTDPAFSSLDLREPDLLIMMGGPMGVYEQDTHPWIACQMRRLALRLEAGRPTLGVCFGAQMIAAAMGADVYAGPHKEVGFHSVTVHEHVPDSPLRHIAGVPVLHWHGDTFSLPDNVELLASSHLYDHQAFRRGPNILALQFHAEMGMDPRFDAWIEQWPESVIEAGGDEASLRAAHDSLGPKAVAAGQGMIAQWLEGLR, translated from the coding sequence GTGACGACGAAGACCGCCCTCATCATCCGGCACGTTCCCTATGAAGGCGTGGCCGGCTACCGGCAGCCGATCGAGGCCGCCGGCTACGACGTCGATCGCATCGACGTGACCGATCCGGCCTTCTCCTCGCTCGACCTGCGCGAGCCCGACCTGCTCATCATGATGGGCGGCCCCATGGGCGTCTACGAACAGGACACCCACCCCTGGATCGCCTGCCAGATGCGCCGTCTGGCGTTGCGACTGGAAGCCGGGCGGCCGACCCTGGGGGTCTGTTTCGGCGCCCAGATGATCGCGGCGGCCATGGGCGCGGATGTCTATGCCGGGCCGCACAAGGAAGTGGGCTTCCATAGCGTGACGGTTCACGAACACGTGCCTGACAGCCCGCTGCGCCATATCGCCGGCGTGCCCGTGCTGCACTGGCACGGGGACACCTTCTCGCTGCCGGACAACGTCGAACTGCTGGCCTCGAGCCACCTCTACGACCATCAGGCGTTTCGGCGCGGCCCGAACATCCTTGCGCTCCAGTTCCATGCCGAGATGGGCATGGACCCGCGTTTCGACGCCTGGATCGAGCAATGGCCGGAATCGGTGATCGAGGCGGGAGGAGACGAAGCCTCGCTCCGCGCCGCGCATGACAGCCTTGGCCCGAAGGCCGTGGCCGCCGGTCAGGGCATGATCGCGCAGTGGCTAGAAGGGCTGCGCTGA
- a CDS encoding Na+/H+ antiporter — MESVSVVLFLLLAVVVSGAISRMLPWSVPTPLVQILLGGVIGLSTSYSVSLNPELFLLLFLPPLLFLDGWRIPKDELFKDVSTVVELALGLVLTTVIGMGLFIHWMIPAMPLAVAFALAAVVSPTDPIAVSAIAARVPIPKRMMHILEGESLLNDASGLVCLRFAIAAALTGTFSAGAAALNFLWVAGAGLAIGVAVTVVVSRAKTWVNRRWGEDTGSQILVSLLIPFGSYMLAEHFHASGILAAVAAGVTMTFAEISRQAMAVTRMRRNSVWDTIQFTLNGIIFVLLGEQLPAILAGAKRTVAMTGHTEPGWLGLYVVAIVLGLAALRFAWVWLSLKFTILRKRQAGESVSLSSPNWRLVAAMSFAGVRGAITLAGVLTLPLALNDGSPFPARDLAIFLAAGVIIVSLVVASLALPVLLKDLTMPAEPSKQAEEDAARIATAEAAICAIERHTHALAENRGDADRYAAAGGRVMDFYRERIEGLSEDESDAARAQELLFRDFRLVGVKAERIALAELIRERRVGSETIRKLTRELDLAEARHRG, encoded by the coding sequence TTGGAGTCAGTTTCGGTCGTACTTTTCTTGCTGCTGGCAGTTGTCGTCAGCGGCGCGATATCGAGGATGCTGCCATGGTCGGTGCCGACACCGCTGGTGCAGATCCTGCTGGGCGGGGTGATCGGTCTCTCGACCTCCTACAGCGTGTCGCTCAATCCCGAACTGTTCCTGCTGCTGTTCCTGCCGCCCCTGCTGTTCCTGGATGGCTGGCGGATTCCCAAGGACGAATTGTTCAAGGACGTCTCCACCGTCGTCGAACTGGCGCTGGGGCTCGTGCTCACTACGGTGATCGGCATGGGCCTGTTCATCCACTGGATGATCCCGGCCATGCCGCTGGCTGTTGCCTTTGCGCTGGCCGCAGTGGTTTCTCCGACCGATCCGATCGCGGTCTCGGCCATCGCTGCGCGCGTGCCGATCCCCAAGCGCATGATGCACATCCTCGAAGGGGAATCGCTGCTCAATGACGCCTCGGGACTGGTCTGCCTTCGCTTCGCCATCGCGGCGGCGCTGACCGGGACGTTCTCCGCCGGCGCAGCGGCGCTCAACTTCCTGTGGGTGGCGGGTGCAGGTCTTGCGATCGGCGTTGCCGTCACCGTTGTCGTCTCGCGCGCGAAGACCTGGGTCAATCGCCGCTGGGGCGAGGATACCGGCTCGCAGATCCTGGTGAGCCTGCTCATCCCCTTCGGTTCCTATATGCTGGCCGAGCACTTCCACGCCTCCGGCATCCTTGCCGCCGTGGCGGCGGGCGTGACCATGACGTTCGCGGAAATCTCGCGCCAGGCCATGGCGGTCACGCGGATGCGCCGCAACTCGGTGTGGGACACGATCCAGTTCACCTTGAACGGCATCATCTTCGTGCTGCTGGGCGAACAGCTTCCCGCCATTCTCGCAGGCGCCAAGCGGACCGTCGCGATGACCGGCCATACCGAGCCGGGCTGGCTGGGGCTCTATGTCGTCGCGATCGTGCTGGGCCTTGCGGCGCTGCGCTTCGCCTGGGTGTGGCTTTCGCTCAAGTTCACCATCCTGCGCAAGCGTCAGGCGGGTGAAAGCGTGAGCTTGAGCAGCCCGAACTGGCGGCTGGTGGCGGCGATGTCGTTCGCGGGCGTGCGCGGCGCGATCACGCTGGCAGGCGTACTGACCCTGCCGCTCGCGCTGAACGATGGCAGCCCGTTCCCGGCGCGCGATCTGGCGATCTTCCTGGCGGCGGGGGTCATTATCGTCTCGCTGGTAGTTGCCAGCCTGGCGCTGCCGGTCCTGCTCAAGGACCTGACGATGCCGGCCGAACCGTCGAAGCAGGCGGAGGAGGATGCCGCGCGCATCGCCACGGCCGAGGCGGCGATCTGCGCGATCGAGCGGCACACGCACGCGCTGGCGGAAAACCGCGGCGATGCCGACCGTTATGCCGCCGCCGGTGGCCGCGTCATGGACTTCTACCGCGAACGCATCGAAGGGTTGAGCGAGGACGAAAGCGACGCGGCCCGTGCGCAGGAACTGCTGTTCCGCGATTTCCGCCTCGTCGGCGTCAAGGCGGAGCGGATCGCGCTGGCCGAACTCATCCGCGAGCGCCGGGTCGGCAGCGAGACCATTCGCAAGCTGACCCGCGAACTCGATCTCGCCGAAGCGCGTCACCGGGGCTGA
- a CDS encoding LysE family translocator: protein MTLQTWWLYAFAVFLLSGTPGPNMLHVMTRSVEFGFRRAMAAMAGCMLAITLVLAASAAGLTALLKAIPGAFEVLRYLGVAYLVYLGIKSWRSDVSQIEEGDDRIDRRSSPWALFRGGFAIAISNPKLLLFAAAFFPQFINPAEPKAPQFAVLVSTFAVIEMLWYCTYAMAGGSLSRHLRKPSVKRVFNRVTGSIFVGFGAALLTSRTA, encoded by the coding sequence ATGACGCTCCAGACCTGGTGGCTCTATGCCTTTGCCGTGTTCCTGCTGTCGGGAACGCCCGGCCCGAACATGCTCCACGTCATGACACGCAGCGTCGAGTTCGGCTTCCGCCGCGCCATGGCCGCGATGGCGGGATGCATGTTGGCGATCACGCTCGTGCTCGCCGCCTCGGCAGCCGGCCTTACCGCGCTGCTCAAGGCGATCCCCGGCGCCTTCGAGGTGCTGCGCTACCTCGGCGTCGCCTATCTCGTCTATCTCGGCATCAAGTCCTGGCGCTCCGACGTTTCCCAGATCGAAGAAGGCGATGACAGGATCGACCGGCGCAGTTCGCCCTGGGCGCTGTTCCGTGGCGGCTTCGCCATTGCGATCAGCAACCCCAAGCTGCTGCTCTTCGCCGCCGCCTTCTTCCCCCAGTTCATCAATCCAGCCGAGCCCAAGGCCCCGCAGTTCGCGGTGCTCGTCAGCACTTTCGCGGTGATCGAGATGCTCTGGTACTGCACTTACGCCATGGCCGGCGGTTCGCTCTCGCGGCACTTGCGCAAGCCCTCGGTGAAGCGCGTGTTCAACCGGGTGACCGGCTCCATCTTCGTCGGCTTCGGCGCCGCACTGCTCACTTCGCGAACGGCCTGA
- a CDS encoding class I SAM-dependent methyltransferase has translation MTNDNSRQTAVPQDRHELVESQFGTTAAAYVTSKVHASGADLDWIAERAREAAPRHALDLGAGGGHAGYAIAPHAGAVTASDLSPRMLDVIAAEAARRGIANIATHAAPAEALPFADDSFDFLACRFSTHHWRDAEAGLREARRVLAPGCPAIFIDVIAPADPAADTHLQAVELLRDLSHVRDYAAAEWLAMLARAGFAAKRMTTARLRMDFADWTGRMRTPPEQVAAIRALQRAASSEVSAHFEIEADGSFTIDTVLIET, from the coding sequence ATGACCAACGACAATTCCCGCCAAACAGCGGTCCCGCAGGACCGGCACGAACTGGTCGAAAGCCAGTTCGGCACCACCGCCGCCGCTTATGTCACCAGCAAGGTCCACGCCTCGGGCGCCGACCTCGACTGGATCGCCGAGCGCGCCCGCGAGGCCGCGCCGCGCCATGCCCTCGACCTGGGCGCGGGCGGCGGCCATGCCGGATATGCCATCGCGCCCCATGCCGGAGCCGTGACCGCCAGCGACCTTTCGCCCCGGATGCTGGACGTGATCGCGGCCGAGGCGGCCCGGCGCGGGATTGCCAACATCGCGACCCACGCAGCTCCCGCCGAAGCCCTGCCTTTCGCGGACGACAGCTTCGACTTTCTCGCCTGCCGTTTTTCCACCCACCACTGGCGCGATGCCGAGGCAGGACTGCGCGAGGCCCGGCGCGTGCTGGCCCCCGGTTGCCCCGCGATCTTCATCGACGTGATCGCGCCCGCCGATCCCGCCGCCGATACGCATCTGCAGGCGGTCGAACTGCTGCGCGACCTCTCCCACGTGCGCGATTATGCGGCGGCGGAGTGGCTCGCGATGCTGGCACGCGCCGGGTTCGCCGCGAAACGGATGACCACGGCCCGCCTGCGCATGGATTTCGCGGACTGGACCGGGCGAATGCGCACCCCGCCGGAACAGGTGGCCGCGATCCGCGCCTTGCAAAGGGCCGCCAGCAGCGAGGTGTCCGCGCATTTCGAGATCGAAGCCGACGGCTCGTTCACGATCGACACGGTCCTCATCGAGACCTAG
- a CDS encoding helix-turn-helix domain-containing protein, giving the protein MQTDEQRRLLGAFVRTRRESMAPEGHDRRRRTPGLRREELAARAAIGTTWVAWIEQGRDVRPSAETLSRLAVGLSLSVAERDYLFALAGRHDPVDPFAHARQAAPLAISALVERLDWPCYALDPAWAVCAANEAARRLFVGLFEGDAAPNLLRYVFTHPAARVLLPDWKERAARLLAEFRRDYSHALADPRVRGVVEWLQENSPDFRESWDGQSVLAREGGTRTFRHPDEGMIRFTQHTLADVERGDFRVVFLQPAEKHI; this is encoded by the coding sequence ATGCAGACCGATGAGCAGCGACGTTTACTGGGCGCCTTCGTTCGCACCCGCCGTGAGAGCATGGCGCCTGAAGGGCATGACCGCCGCCGCCGCACTCCGGGGCTGCGCCGGGAGGAGCTTGCCGCCCGTGCCGCGATCGGCACGACATGGGTGGCGTGGATCGAACAGGGCCGGGATGTGCGCCCTTCCGCCGAAACACTCTCTCGGCTGGCGGTGGGCCTCAGTCTTTCGGTGGCGGAGCGGGACTATCTGTTCGCGCTGGCTGGCAGGCATGATCCGGTCGATCCCTTCGCCCATGCCCGGCAGGCCGCACCGCTCGCCATTTCGGCGCTCGTCGAGCGGCTGGACTGGCCCTGCTATGCGCTCGACCCGGCATGGGCGGTCTGCGCGGCCAACGAGGCGGCGCGGCGCCTGTTCGTGGGCCTGTTCGAGGGCGATGCCGCCCCCAACCTGCTGCGCTATGTCTTCACCCATCCCGCCGCCCGCGTCCTGCTGCCGGACTGGAAGGAGCGCGCGGCGCGCCTGCTGGCGGAATTCCGCCGGGATTACAGTCATGCCCTTGCCGATCCGCGTGTGCGCGGGGTGGTCGAATGGCTTCAGGAGAACAGTCCCGATTTTCGCGAATCGTGGGACGGGCAGAGCGTGCTCGCGCGCGAAGGCGGAACACGAACATTTCGCCACCCCGATGAAGGTATGATACGCTTCACCCAGCATACCCTTGCGGACGTTGAGCGCGGCGATTTCCGGGTTGTCTTCCTGCAACCGGCGGAAAAGCACATATAA
- a CDS encoding efflux RND transporter permease subunit, with protein MLGIVKTALHRPLTFIVMAIIIAIGGLLAAFRTPVDIFPEIKVPVIAVAWTYAGLAPQDMTDRIVTPYERVLTTTVNDIEHIESQSLQGTGIVKIYFQPGADIRTATAQVTSVSQTVLRQMPPGITPPLILNYSASTVPILQLALSGEGMTEQQLFDIGQNQIRTGLVTIPGLAMPFPSGGRQRQVQIDLDPQALQSKGLSAVDVGNAIASQNQINPAGFVKIGATQYSVRLNNTPDSIEALNELPVKVVNGATIYMRDVAYVRDGSAQQQNVVHVEGRRSALLTVLKNGATSTLSIVEGVKGALPKIAETLPDSLKILPVGDQSLFVKAAVNGVIHEGAIAAALTSLMILLFLGSWRSTVIIALSIPLAVLAAIAMLAVFGQTLNVMTLGGLALAVGILVDDATVTIENINWHLEQGKGVMEAILDGAAQIVTPAFVSLLCICIVFVPMFFLPGVAGYLFVPMALSVVFAMIASFVLSRTLVPTLAMYLLKPHATDDENPHNAGTPESHNPLVRFQRGFEARFEKLRDGYLGILHRALQGQKAFMMGFLAIVVISFGLMPFLGSNFFPTVDSGQIAMHVRVPVGTRIDETALRFERISAEVRKLIPRTEVGSITDNIGLPVSSINTVYNNSGTIGPQDGDMLITLNKDHAPTGDYVEKLRRELPRLFPGTQFSFLPADITSQILNFGSPSPIDVQIAGKDLAGSRVYAQKLMAKMARIPGLADMRLQQPANSPQLDVDVDRARAGQYGLTERDVTTSLGNSLAGTSQTAPVFFVNPDNGVQYAVVAQAPEYAVDSMSKLSNLPVSGAAAGTRPQPLGALATVNRSTTAPVVSHYNIAPVIDIYGTPQGRDLGAVAGDVQKAIDELKAEAPKGSTITIRGQYQTMNTAFSGLGWGLLAAVVLIYLLIVVNFQSWLDPFVIITALPAALAGIVWMLFATGTTLSVPALTGAIMCMGVATANSILVVSFAREKLAELGDPVKAAMEAGLVRFRPVLMTALAMIIGMGPMALGLGEGGEQNAPLGRAVVGGLICATIATLLFVPTVFAFVHGRRREKAAPQEVQAAHA; from the coding sequence ATGCTAGGTATCGTCAAGACCGCGCTGCACCGCCCCCTGACCTTCATCGTCATGGCCATCATCATCGCCATCGGCGGCTTGCTCGCGGCTTTCCGCACGCCTGTCGACATTTTTCCCGAAATCAAGGTGCCGGTCATCGCCGTCGCCTGGACTTATGCGGGCCTTGCGCCGCAGGACATGACGGACCGCATCGTCACGCCCTATGAGCGCGTGCTGACCACCACGGTCAACGATATCGAGCATATCGAGAGCCAGTCCCTTCAGGGCACCGGCATCGTCAAGATCTACTTCCAGCCGGGCGCCGACATTCGCACCGCCACCGCGCAGGTGACCTCGGTTTCGCAGACGGTGCTGCGTCAGATGCCGCCGGGCATCACCCCGCCGCTGATCCTGAACTACAGCGCCTCGACCGTGCCGATCCTCCAGCTCGCGCTGTCGGGCGAGGGCATGACCGAGCAGCAGCTGTTCGACATCGGCCAGAACCAGATCCGCACCGGCCTCGTCACCATTCCAGGCCTTGCCATGCCGTTCCCCTCGGGCGGCCGCCAGCGCCAGGTCCAGATCGACCTCGATCCCCAGGCGCTTCAGTCAAAGGGTCTTTCCGCGGTCGATGTCGGCAATGCCATCGCCTCGCAGAACCAGATCAACCCGGCCGGCTTCGTCAAGATCGGCGCGACCCAGTACTCGGTACGGCTCAACAATACGCCGGATTCCATCGAGGCGCTGAACGAACTGCCGGTCAAGGTCGTCAACGGCGCGACCATCTACATGCGCGACGTGGCCTATGTCCGCGACGGCAGCGCCCAGCAGCAGAACGTTGTCCACGTCGAAGGCCGCCGCTCGGCCCTGCTGACCGTGCTCAAGAACGGCGCGACCTCGACGCTTTCCATCGTCGAGGGCGTGAAGGGAGCCCTGCCCAAGATCGCCGAGACCCTACCGGACAGCCTCAAGATCCTGCCGGTGGGCGACCAGTCGCTGTTCGTGAAGGCGGCGGTCAACGGGGTGATCCACGAAGGCGCCATCGCCGCCGCGCTGACCTCGCTGATGATCCTGCTGTTCCTTGGTTCCTGGCGTTCGACCGTCATCATCGCGCTGTCGATCCCGCTTGCGGTGCTGGCCGCGATCGCCATGCTGGCTGTGTTCGGGCAGACGCTGAACGTGATGACGCTGGGCGGATTGGCGCTGGCGGTGGGCATCCTCGTCGACGACGCGACCGTGACCATCGAGAACATCAACTGGCACCTCGAACAGGGCAAGGGCGTGATGGAGGCGATCCTTGACGGCGCCGCCCAGATCGTCACCCCGGCGTTCGTCTCGCTGCTCTGCATCTGCATCGTCTTCGTGCCGATGTTCTTCCTGCCGGGCGTCGCGGGCTATCTCTTCGTGCCGATGGCGCTTTCGGTGGTCTTCGCGATGATCGCCTCGTTCGTCCTGTCGCGCACGCTGGTGCCGACGCTGGCGATGTACCTGTTGAAGCCGCACGCGACCGACGACGAGAACCCGCACAACGCCGGAACGCCGGAATCGCACAACCCCCTCGTGCGGTTCCAGCGCGGCTTCGAAGCCCGCTTCGAGAAGCTGCGCGACGGTTACCTCGGCATTCTTCACCGCGCATTGCAGGGCCAGAAGGCCTTCATGATGGGCTTCCTCGCGATCGTCGTCATCTCGTTCGGGCTGATGCCGTTCCTGGGGAGCAACTTCTTCCCGACCGTCGATTCCGGCCAGATCGCCATGCACGTCCGCGTGCCGGTGGGTACCCGCATCGACGAGACGGCGCTGCGGTTCGAACGGATTTCGGCGGAAGTGCGCAAGCTCATTCCCCGCACCGAAGTCGGTTCGATCACCGATAACATCGGCCTGCCGGTCAGCTCGATCAACACCGTCTACAACAACAGCGGCACCATCGGCCCGCAGGACGGCGACATGCTGATCACGCTGAACAAGGACCACGCGCCGACCGGTGATTACGTCGAGAAGCTGCGCCGCGAATTGCCGCGCCTGTTCCCCGGCACCCAGTTCTCGTTCCTGCCTGCCGACATCACCAGCCAGATCCTGAACTTCGGTTCGCCTTCGCCGATCGACGTGCAGATCGCCGGCAAGGACCTGGCAGGCTCGCGCGTCTATGCCCAGAAGCTCATGGCCAAGATGGCCCGCATCCCCGGCCTTGCCGACATGCGCCTCCAGCAGCCGGCCAATTCGCCGCAGCTCGATGTCGACGTGGATCGCGCCCGCGCGGGCCAGTACGGCCTCACCGAACGCGACGTGACCACCAGCCTCGGCAACTCGCTGGCGGGAACCTCGCAGACCGCGCCGGTGTTCTTCGTGAACCCCGACAACGGCGTGCAGTACGCGGTCGTCGCACAGGCGCCCGAATATGCGGTGGATTCGATGAGCAAGCTGTCGAACCTCCCGGTGTCCGGCGCTGCCGCCGGAACCCGTCCGCAACCGCTCGGCGCATTGGCGACGGTCAATCGCTCGACCACGGCTCCGGTCGTTTCGCACTACAACATCGCCCCGGTCATCGACATCTACGGCACTCCGCAGGGCCGCGATCTCGGCGCCGTGGCGGGTGACGTGCAGAAGGCGATCGACGAGCTGAAGGCCGAAGCGCCCAAGGGCTCGACGATCACTATCCGCGGCCAGTACCAGACGATGAATACCGCGTTCTCCGGCCTCGGCTGGGGCCTGCTGGCGGCGGTCGTGCTGATCTACCTGCTGATCGTGGTCAACTTCCAGTCCTGGCTAGATCCCTTCGTCATCATCACCGCGCTTCCGGCCGCGCTCGCGGGTATCGTCTGGATGCTCTTCGCGACCGGGACCACACTGTCGGTCCCGGCGCTGACAGGCGCGATCATGTGCATGGGCGTGGCCACCGCCAACTCGATCCTCGTCGTCAGCTTCGCGCGCGAAAAGCTCGCCGAGCTGGGAGACCCGGTGAAGGCGGCGATGGAGGCGGGCCTCGTCCGCTTCCGCCCGGTGCTGATGACCGCGCTGGCGATGATCATCGGCATGGGCCCCATGGCGCTCGGCCTCGGCGAAGGCGGCGAGCAGAACGCTCCGCTCGGCCGTGCCGTCGTCGGCGGCCTGATCTGCGCGACCATCGCAACCCTCCTCTTCGTTCCCACCGTCTTCGCCTTCGTCCACGGCCGTCGCCGCGAGAAGGCTGCCCCCCAGGAAGTGCAGGCCGCCCATGCATGA